The window GAATGCTAGGGAAAGGATCACCACCAGGGAACTGATATTCAATGAATTCCCGAATAAACGGGGTTCAAGCACATTCCCCACCACTACTTGGATGAGACCTACAGCTATGAGTACATAGAGTGCTGGAGTGAGATCACCGAATTGTATAGCAGCTATCAAGGTCGGGAACAAGGTCGCGATCAAACTTCCTATGTTGGGAATGTAATTCAAGATGAAGATCAAGAATGCCCAGAAGAAGGCGAAATCCACGCCTATGATCTCCATGGCTATATAGCTCGCCACTCCCGTAATGAGGCTGACCACGGTCTTCAAGGCCACATAGCGGCTCAAGCTCTGATCGATCTCATCGAGGATATTATTGGCCCGTTCCCTCTTCTTTTCTTCGGAGTATAGTGAGCTGAACTTCAAGCGGAAGAACCGCTGCTCGAGCATCATGAAGATGACATAGATGAGGATCAAGAAGGCACTTCCGATCAAGGTGGTTATGGAGTTGATCACGATGGAAATGATCTCCGTGAAGTCAAAGCTCCCTGACCATTCCCGCACCTGATAGAGCACGTCTATTCCCAGTTCTGAATCTATTGTGTCTATGACCTTGCTGAGATTCTGTTCGTAGGTGGGAAGCACGGTGGAGATGCCTTTGATATTGACTACGAGAAGGTTGACTACTGTGCCCAATACTGCGAAGATCAGCACGAAGGAGATCACTCCAGAAAGCCATTGAGGAATCCTACGCTCCCCGATGTGCAATTTGCGGGTCTGAGTCTGCACTTCGCGTATGATGAACCAGATGATGACCGCCAGTATGAAAGGGATCAATATCTCTTTAAGGTAGATGAGGATCACAACTGTTGCAATCACTATGATCAGGCTATAGGCCGTTCTAGCTAGGCTCATACATCCAAAAGTATGCTTATCTGATGTGAAGATGTATCATTGACGCATGGATTGGCAGGATTTGGTCGGATACAGTGCGAGTTTCTTTCTCATCATCTCGTTCATGTTCAAGGACATCATCAAACTCCGCATCTTCAACACCTTGGGCTGTGTACTCTTTATCGTGTACGGAGTGCTTCTCGACCTCAATTGGCCCATCATCATACCCAATGTTTTCATCTCTTCGGTCAATATCTACCAACTATTAAAGGCTCAGAAAGCTGTTTCCAGCTAGAATTGACAAGAATCTGTCGAATTGTGGTAGGCAGAGTACAACAAGAGAAGCCCATTTACGTATATATTCACGACTTGTTGTACATGGGGGATACACAAAAGATATTAGGGTCGATCATTCGACCTTGCTTGGCAATAGTGCTGTTCATAGGCTTGAGTTCATTTGCCAATGCTCCAGAAGACCATAACCCCGGCCTCCCCTCTGCTTACGAACAGATATTGACACATGGTCTCTCTGATGAGGCCTTGACACAGGCCATAGATGGCTATGCCACCATGTCGGATAAATATGGCGACCTCAAAGAAACATTGGTGGTGATCGACTATTCAAAAAGCTCCAACACCGAGCGGATGTATATCCTCAATATGGGAGACACCACATTGACCCGCACCAGTCTGGTAGCTCATGGGAGGAATTCCGGAAACGAGTTTGCGACTTCCTTCTCCAATCAAGTAGGTTCCTATCAAAGCAGCTTAGGATTCTTCCGTACGGCCGAGACCTATGAAGGAAAGCACGGTCTATCTCTCAGGCTCGATGGATTGGAGATCGGAATCAATCACAAGGCCCGCGAAAGGGCTATCGTCATCCATAAGGCCGACTACGTCAGCTTGGATTTTGCCGCACAGCACGGCCGTATCGGACGTAGTCTGGGCTGCCCCGCCCTGCCCCTCGAGGATTACACAGAGGTCATCGAAGAAATCAAAGAAGGCTGCCTGCTATTCATCTATGGCGGAGATGAGAACTACGCCTTCCGATCCTCGATCATCGCGCAAAGCTGAGGCAATATGCGCCTGACCTTTCTCTCAGCCATCCTCACCCTATTCTGTTACTTCTCCTGCTCGACTCCAGAACCTATCGAAGAATTCGTGGAGGAGATACTGGTAGATAGCACTGCGATCTACGAACGTATGCAGCGAGAGCAGGATAGTACGCTTACGGCATTCTTCCTCGAACAATACATCGATATGATGGGACTGATAGATGGCGGAATACTCAGAGGACGTACGATCACCAGCCCGAGCATCATACCTGATCTCTATCAAAGACATTCCCAACAATTATTCTGGAAAGACAGTCTGGATCGAGAAAGGGCTATAGAAGTACTAGAAAAAGCGTACGAGGATGGTCTGGAACCCGATGAGTATCATCTGGAAGCTATCCGAGATCTGGACAGTCAAGCTTCTGATGATTTCGACATCCTTACCAGCTTGGATATATTGATAACCGATGGATTGATCCACTACTTCAATCATCTCCTCAGCGGGCGATTGGACCCCAAGACCCACGTCCCTAATCTCATTCACGATAGACGTTCATTTATGGGCTCGGACCTCCCTAGAATGTTCGATAGCTTCGCTTCAGGCCGTCCTGACTCGTTGATCGGGATCTTTAGGCCACCTTCCCAGTACTATCACTACATGATGAAAGGGCTGGAGCATTATACCCAGTTGAATGATAGTGGTGCCTGGAAGGTGACCAGCATCACTGAGCGAAAATTGGAACCAGGTGGCACCTATTCGGATATTCCGAGCATCAGAGAACGACTGCGGGTAGAAGGAGACTTCATGGACCTGAAGTCCAATTTGGATGACTCGCTATCAGACGAGAAATACTATGACCCTATCCTGCAACGTGCAGTCGAGCGTTTCCAGATCAGACACGGTCTGAATCCCGATGGGGTGATCGGAAGGGGTACAGTCGAAGCCATGAACATCTCTGCTCAGGAAAAAGTCGATCTGCTGAAGATCAATCTCGAACGCGCCCGTTGGATCCATCATGACCTGGACAGCAACTATGTACTGGTCAATATCGCAGGATTCGATCTGCGCTTGGTCAAGGGAGATACCCTCTGCTGGACTACCAAAGTGATGGTCGGCAAGAAGAGTACCAGCACACCTGTCTTCAGGGACATGATCGAATATATCGAAGTCAATCCCGACTGGACCGTCCCCTTCTCCATTTCCAATTATGAGATACTTCCCAAACTCAAAGTGGACGAGTCCTATCTGCGTAGGAACAACATGGAACTACTCACGATGTCAGGAACACCCGTGGATGAGAGCGCTATCGATTTCAACGACTTCGAAGAAAAAATGCCTTACATCGTCCGTCAAGGACCTGGGGATAACAACTCCTTGGGGAGGGTCAAATTCCTCTTTCCCAATCAATTCCGGGTGTACCTCCATGACACCCCTTCCAAGAATCTCTTCGTCAAAGAACAGCGTGCCTTCAGCCATGGATGTATCCGGGTACAGAACCCCTTTCGCTTGGCAGAATATCTCTTGAGCGATCAAGGTGTTACTCCTGCCTACATAGATTCTATACGCCAGACCGAAGAGCGATTCCGATTCGACCTGGAGACTCCCATTCCCGTGCTGATCACCTACTCGACAGCAAGTGCTGATGCCGATCTGGTCTATTTCTATGAGGACGTGTATGGCAGAGATGAAGAGATCCGGCTTGCCCTGCGACCTACATTCTGAATTTCCTATTTCCTTGTTCACATCCTTCTAGTTCATCCGATATAGAGATGAGAAGGAAGATACCGTGCGTGGTACGCTCAGTTTACTCGGCTGTCCATCTGTGGATTTAATGAGTATACTCGAACTACCAACACACTACAGGTGACACAAGGGAGAGAAACGGATAAAGCAGGCGTGGGAGGATTGATCCAAGGGTTTGTGCAGAACGACCCGGATACATTGAAGCAGTTCTATGCTTCTCATTTCCCGCAGGTGAGAAACTATATCCTCTCCAATAGTGGATCGGCAGAAGATGCTCAGGACATGTTCCAAGAGGCCATGTTGGCCACTTGGCTCAACCTGAAACAAGGGCGTTTCAACCCAGAGGACGAAGAGAATCTGGGAGCCTATGTCTTCCGAATTGCAAAATTCAAATGGCTGGATAGACTACG is drawn from Flavobacteriales bacterium and contains these coding sequences:
- a CDS encoding murein L,D-transpeptidase catalytic domain family protein, which codes for MAIVLFIGLSSFANAPEDHNPGLPSAYEQILTHGLSDEALTQAIDGYATMSDKYGDLKETLVVIDYSKSSNTERMYILNMGDTTLTRTSLVAHGRNSGNEFATSFSNQVGSYQSSLGFFRTAETYEGKHGLSLRLDGLEIGINHKARERAIVIHKADYVSLDFAAQHGRIGRSLGCPALPLEDYTEVIEEIKEGCLLFIYGGDENYAFRSSIIAQS
- a CDS encoding uroporphyrinogen decarboxylase; its protein translation is MDWQDLVGYSASFFLIISFMFKDIIKLRIFNTLGCVLFIVYGVLLDLNWPIIIPNVFISSVNIYQLLKAQKAVSS
- a CDS encoding AI-2E family transporter, with amino-acid sequence MSLARTAYSLIIVIATVVILIYLKEILIPFILAVIIWFIIREVQTQTRKLHIGERRIPQWLSGVISFVLIFAVLGTVVNLLVVNIKGISTVLPTYEQNLSKVIDTIDSELGIDVLYQVREWSGSFDFTEIISIVINSITTLIGSAFLILIYVIFMMLEQRFFRLKFSSLYSEEKKRERANNILDEIDQSLSRYVALKTVVSLITGVASYIAMEIIGVDFAFFWAFLIFILNYIPNIGSLIATLFPTLIAAIQFGDLTPALYVLIAVGLIQVVVGNVLEPRLFGNSLNISSLVVILSLAFWGAIWGVVGMILSVPITVMLILTFAQFDETRGISILLSDKGMLDRD
- a CDS encoding L,D-transpeptidase family protein, with the translated sequence MRLTFLSAILTLFCYFSCSTPEPIEEFVEEILVDSTAIYERMQREQDSTLTAFFLEQYIDMMGLIDGGILRGRTITSPSIIPDLYQRHSQQLFWKDSLDRERAIEVLEKAYEDGLEPDEYHLEAIRDLDSQASDDFDILTSLDILITDGLIHYFNHLLSGRLDPKTHVPNLIHDRRSFMGSDLPRMFDSFASGRPDSLIGIFRPPSQYYHYMMKGLEHYTQLNDSGAWKVTSITERKLEPGGTYSDIPSIRERLRVEGDFMDLKSNLDDSLSDEKYYDPILQRAVERFQIRHGLNPDGVIGRGTVEAMNISAQEKVDLLKINLERARWIHHDLDSNYVLVNIAGFDLRLVKGDTLCWTTKVMVGKKSTSTPVFRDMIEYIEVNPDWTVPFSISNYEILPKLKVDESYLRRNNMELLTMSGTPVDESAIDFNDFEEKMPYIVRQGPGDNNSLGRVKFLFPNQFRVYLHDTPSKNLFVKEQRAFSHGCIRVQNPFRLAEYLLSDQGVTPAYIDSIRQTEERFRFDLETPIPVLITYSTASADADLVYFYEDVYGRDEEIRLALRPTF
- a CDS encoding sigma-70 family RNA polymerase sigma factor yields the protein MTQGRETDKAGVGGLIQGFVQNDPDTLKQFYASHFPQVRNYILSNSGSAEDAQDMFQEAMLATWLNLKQGRFNPEDEENLGAYVFRIAKFKWLDRLRSVQFKKVHRMNPEVKDNIADDSEIQESSDRVDHLRLVYATLDSKCKRILDMFYYDKKDLASIAAELGHDVGSIRTMKYRCMMKLRENKDKLKLG